The Infirmifilum lucidum DNA segment TCGACAACCGCCGTTGCCGCCACAGGCCTCGCCTCCTACCTGTTCTTCCTGGTGAACGCCCTAGCCACAGTCTTCACTGGAGGCTTGATGGTCGTGGCCTCGCAGGCTATTGGCGCGGGAGAGGAGGGAACCGCGGGACGCGCTACCGGCGAAACTATCACCTTGTCCTTAATCGCGTCCGCGGCCTTCATGCTGACAGCGTCCCTGTGGCTCCCCCACTACCTAGCCGCCGTCTCCTCAGGCAACAGAGAGGTTGCAGCCATGGCGCTAGACTACGCGGTGGCGCGCCTCTTCTCGCTACCCGCGCTGATGCTCAACGTGAGCCTCAGTGCGGCTTACAGGAGCGCGGACAAGCCGTGGCCGAGCGCGTACTCCTCCGTAATAAGCGTAGCTGCGGGCTCCCTGCTGATACCTGCATTGACGCTCGGAGGCCCCGGCATCCAGGCTATGGGCTTGAAGGGGGCGGGGATTGCGATGACACTAGCGAGCTACGCGGGGCTGGTGGCCTACGCTGTGTGGAGGCCCCCGCTCAAGATAGTAGTTGCTAGGCCCAGCCTCCTGAGCCTCAAGGTTATCGCCCTCGGAGCCCCAACTGCGCTGGAGAGGCTCGTCGCGAGCATAGCCCAGAACATCTACATAAGCGCCGTAGCCAAGGCCGGGACTGAAGCGCTAGCCGCGCACAACATAGGCATAAC contains these protein-coding regions:
- a CDS encoding MATE family efflux transporter, whose product is MSRSVGSLALPITISILADSLLSVVALSTVSRLSTTAVAATGLASYLFFLVNALATVFTGGLMVVASQAIGAGEEGTAGRATGETITLSLIASAAFMLTASLWLPHYLAAVSSGNREVAAMALDYAVARLFSLPALMLNVSLSAAYRSADKPWPSAYSSVISVAAGSLLIPALTLGGPGIQAMGLKGAGIAMTLASYAGLVAYAVWRPPLKIVVARPSLLSLKVIALGAPTALERLVASIAQNIYISAVAKAGTEALAAHNIGITVEMLVIQPSFAISLAALVRAGQNTGSDSVEEAERSLKESIKVGASWMGLAALLLSLISPYVGPLFTSDPEVARLVQVYLLLAAASEVGLGVSSAVYGAVRGMGSVWLPLAINSFTVVFFRAIPAQVLADMYGALGAWVTQNTDIYGRALLALLAWKLLGARRLARKVV